One Brachyspira suanatina DNA segment encodes these proteins:
- a CDS encoding DUF1667 domain-containing protein — MEKKELTCICCPMGCDLYVELDGSNVLNVTGNICKRGDTYARDEVIHPVRMVTSIVKVKNGKLKMLPVKTKDPIDKSRINECLEALKNVEVNAPIHIGDTILHNVIGSDIIATRNIDAI; from the coding sequence ATGGAAAAAAAAGAATTAACTTGTATATGCTGTCCTATGGGATGCGATTTATATGTAGAGTTGGATGGCAGTAATGTTTTAAATGTAACCGGAAACATTTGCAAAAGAGGAGATACTTATGCCAGAGATGAGGTTATCCATCCTGTAAGAATGGTTACTTCTATAGTAAAAGTAAAAAACGGCAAATTAAAAATGCTTCCTGTGAAAACTAAAGATCCTATAGACAAATCAAGAATTAATGAATGTCTTGAGGCTTTAAAAAATGTAGAAGTTAATGCTCCTATTCATATAGGAGATACCATACTTCATAATGTTATAGGCTCTGATATAATAGCTACTAGAAATATAGATGCAATTTAA
- a CDS encoding NAD(P)/FAD-dependent oxidoreductase: MKSYDVVVIGGGPAGLAASISAKENGIDNLLILERDEVLGGILNQCIHNGFGLHRFGEELTGPEYAYRFIEKVINLNINYKLNTMVLDIVLNNDKTKKITYINKEEGLIEINAKAVILAMGCRERSRGALNIPGFRPAGIFSAGAAQHLVNIEGYMPGKEVVILGSGDIGLIMARRMTFEGAKVKVVAEILPFSGGLKRNIVQCLDDFGIPLKLSHTVIDIKGKERLEGVTIAKVDDNMKPIKGTEEYYSCDTLLLSVGLIPENELSKEIGVEINPITSGAFVNESLETNIDGVFSCGNVLHVHDLVDFVSEEAETAGKSSASYVIKNKRRDDSNSIYLKGSNGVRYTVPSMINVDNVDDHVIVRFRVANIFKNKFLNVYFDGERVIHKKNLIFAPGEMETVKLDKSLLSKEGLKNIEFKIEDN, encoded by the coding sequence ATGAAATCTTATGATGTTGTTGTTATAGGAGGCGGGCCTGCCGGACTTGCCGCTTCCATTTCTGCTAAAGAAAATGGTATAGATAATTTACTTATATTAGAAAGAGATGAGGTGCTTGGAGGCATACTCAATCAATGCATACATAATGGTTTCGGACTTCATAGATTTGGAGAAGAGCTTACAGGGCCTGAATATGCTTATAGATTCATAGAAAAAGTTATAAATCTAAATATAAATTATAAGCTTAATACTATGGTTTTGGATATTGTACTTAATAATGACAAAACTAAAAAAATTACTTACATAAACAAAGAAGAAGGCTTAATTGAGATTAATGCAAAAGCTGTAATACTTGCGATGGGATGCCGTGAACGTTCAAGAGGAGCTTTGAATATACCAGGATTTAGACCTGCCGGAATATTTTCTGCAGGTGCTGCTCAGCATTTAGTTAATATTGAAGGATATATGCCTGGTAAAGAAGTTGTAATACTTGGTTCTGGTGATATAGGACTTATTATGGCTAGGAGAATGACTTTTGAAGGTGCTAAAGTTAAGGTAGTAGCTGAAATACTTCCTTTCTCTGGAGGACTTAAAAGAAATATTGTTCAATGTTTGGATGATTTCGGAATTCCTCTTAAACTTAGTCATACAGTTATAGATATTAAGGGAAAAGAAAGACTTGAAGGAGTTACTATAGCTAAAGTTGATGATAATATGAAGCCTATTAAAGGTACTGAAGAATATTATTCTTGCGATACTTTGCTTTTATCTGTTGGGCTTATTCCTGAAAATGAGCTTTCAAAGGAGATTGGCGTTGAGATTAATCCTATAACTTCTGGAGCTTTCGTTAATGAAAGTTTAGAAACTAATATTGACGGAGTATTCTCTTGCGGTAATGTACTTCATGTTCATGACTTAGTAGACTTTGTATCTGAAGAGGCTGAAACTGCAGGAAAGAGTTCCGCTTCTTATGTTATTAAAAATAAAAGAAGAGATGACAGCAACTCTATTTATTTAAAAGGCTCTAATGGAGTAAGATATACTGTTCCTTCTATGATTAATGTTGATAATGTAGATGATCATGTTATTGTAAGATTTAGAGTAGCAAATATATTTAAAAACAAATTCTTAAATGTTTATTTTGACGGTGAGAGAGTAATACATAAAAAGAATTTGATATTTGCTCCTGGTGAAATGGAAACTGTAAAACTTGATAAATCTCTGCTTTCAAAAGAAGGCTTAAAAAATATTGAGTTTAAGATAGAAGATAATTGA
- a CDS encoding NAD(P)/FAD-dependent oxidoreductase → MYDILIIGAGVSGTSSARELSRYKANICVVERNEDVCSGTSKSNSGIVHAGFDAANGSLMAKLNVLGNKMMQKIAEDLDVPFKQNGSLVVCTNEEDMPNLQAIYERGIKNGVEGLQILNREEVHKREPNLNDNVCAALYAPTGGIVDPFILNIAYAENAYANGAEFKFNTEVINIKKLDDGTFEAETNNGIIKAKYIVNAAGVYADKFHNMMSANKIHITPRRGDYILLDKEVDNLVTSTIFALPTKLGKGILVTPTAHGNIMLGPTAIDIEDKEGLNTTADGLAQIIEKSKMTVKNIPYNKVITSFCGLRPHEDNHEFIIKELEDCEGFFDCAGIESPGLVSSPAIGLMVADIVSKKGNFEKKENFIETRKGITHFYALSNEEKNDLIKENPLYGHIICRCEKVTEGEIIEAIQRPIGAKSLDGVKRRIRAGLGRCQGGFCSPKIIEILARELDVSPLTITKCGKGSEIVIGYDKETF, encoded by the coding sequence ATGTATGATATATTGATTATAGGTGCTGGAGTTTCAGGTACTTCCTCAGCTAGAGAATTATCAAGATATAAAGCTAATATATGCGTTGTTGAAAGAAACGAAGATGTTTGTTCCGGAACTTCCAAATCCAATAGCGGTATAGTGCATGCCGGTTTTGATGCTGCTAATGGTTCTCTTATGGCTAAATTGAATGTTTTAGGAAATAAGATGATGCAAAAAATAGCAGAAGACCTTGATGTGCCTTTCAAACAGAATGGTTCTTTGGTGGTATGCACTAATGAGGAAGATATGCCTAATTTACAGGCCATATATGAGAGAGGAATAAAAAACGGAGTTGAAGGACTTCAAATATTAAACAGAGAAGAGGTTCATAAAAGAGAGCCTAATTTAAATGATAATGTATGTGCAGCCTTGTATGCCCCTACCGGCGGTATAGTTGATCCATTTATATTAAATATTGCTTATGCTGAAAATGCTTATGCTAATGGAGCAGAATTTAAATTTAATACTGAAGTAATTAATATTAAAAAACTTGATGACGGAACTTTTGAGGCAGAAACCAATAATGGAATTATAAAGGCAAAATATATTGTAAATGCTGCTGGAGTTTATGCAGATAAATTCCATAATATGATGAGTGCCAACAAAATACATATAACTCCTAGAAGGGGGGATTATATTTTACTTGATAAGGAAGTTGATAATCTAGTAACTTCAACAATATTTGCTCTTCCTACAAAATTAGGAAAAGGTATTTTAGTTACTCCTACAGCTCATGGTAATATAATGCTTGGCCCTACTGCCATTGATATAGAAGATAAAGAGGGATTGAATACCACTGCTGACGGACTTGCTCAGATTATAGAAAAATCTAAAATGACAGTAAAAAACATACCTTATAATAAAGTTATTACTTCATTCTGCGGACTTCGCCCTCATGAAGATAATCATGAATTTATTATAAAAGAACTTGAAGACTGCGAAGGATTCTTTGATTGTGCCGGTATAGAATCTCCCGGACTTGTTTCTTCTCCTGCTATAGGATTAATGGTTGCTGATATTGTAAGTAAAAAAGGAAATTTTGAGAAAAAAGAAAACTTTATAGAAACAAGAAAAGGAATTACTCATTTCTATGCCCTTTCTAATGAAGAGAAAAATGATCTTATAAAAGAAAATCCTTTATACGGCCATATAATTTGCAGATGTGAAAAGGTTACAGAAGGTGAAATAATAGAAGCTATACAAAGACCAATAGGAGCTAAATCTCTTGACGGAGTAAAAAGAAGGATAAGAGCTGGGCTTGGAAGATGCCAGGGAGGATTTTGCTCTCCTAAAATAATAGAAATTTTAGCCAGAGAACTTGATGTTTCTCCTTTAACTATTACAAAATGCGGAAAAGGCTCTGAAATAGTTATTGGTTATGACAAGGAAACTTTTTAA
- the glpK gene encoding glycerol kinase GlpK, producing MAKYVVAIDQGTTSSRAIVFDYDQNMVSVAQKEFTQIYPHEGWVEHNAAEIWATQFGVLQEAIQIAGVKPEEIAAIGITNQRETTVVWDKNTGEPIYNAIVWQCRRTAPICDELKKKGLDTYIRENTGLVVDAYFSGTKIKWILDNVPGAREKANKGELLFGTIDTWLVWKLTGGKVHVTDYTNASRTMIYNIKELKWDETILKELDIPMNMLPEVKDSSCIYGYANINGKEVPISGIAGDQQSALFGQAGFNKGDTKNTYGTGSFILMNIGENFILSKNGLITTIGIGYNGKIEYALEGSVFIAGAVIQWVRDELRLLHDAKDTEYFATKVKDTNGVYLVPAFVGLGAPYWDMYARGCLVGITRGVNRSHIIRAAEEAIAYQSKDVIDAMVADSGVKLSSLKVDGGACRDNFLMQFQSDIINTKVLRPQITETTALGAAYLAGLAVGFWKDKDEITNRWKLEREFTPSLSEEERNKKYMGWKKAVERSRGWAL from the coding sequence ATGGCTAAATATGTAGTGGCAATAGATCAGGGTACAACAAGCAGCAGAGCCATAGTATTTGATTATGATCAAAATATGGTATCAGTTGCTCAAAAAGAGTTTACTCAAATTTATCCCCATGAAGGCTGGGTTGAACATAATGCAGCTGAGATTTGGGCTACTCAATTTGGGGTTTTGCAGGAAGCTATACAGATTGCCGGAGTAAAACCGGAAGAAATAGCTGCTATTGGTATTACTAACCAAAGAGAAACTACTGTAGTATGGGATAAGAATACAGGAGAACCTATTTATAATGCTATAGTTTGGCAATGCCGAAGAACAGCTCCTATCTGCGATGAATTAAAGAAAAAAGGTCTTGATACATATATAAGAGAAAATACAGGTTTAGTAGTTGATGCTTATTTCTCAGGCACTAAAATAAAATGGATACTTGATAATGTACCAGGTGCCAGAGAAAAGGCTAATAAAGGCGAACTATTATTCGGTACAATAGATACTTGGCTTGTATGGAAACTTACAGGCGGAAAAGTGCATGTTACTGATTATACTAATGCATCAAGAACTATGATTTATAATATTAAAGAACTTAAATGGGATGAAACCATTTTAAAAGAATTAGATATACCTATGAATATGCTTCCTGAAGTAAAAGATTCTTCTTGTATTTACGGATATGCTAATATTAATGGAAAAGAAGTACCTATATCAGGAATAGCAGGAGACCAGCAATCAGCATTATTCGGACAGGCTGGATTCAATAAGGGAGATACTAAAAATACTTATGGTACTGGAAGCTTCATACTTATGAATATAGGTGAAAACTTTATTTTAAGTAAGAACGGACTAATCACTACTATAGGTATAGGATATAATGGAAAAATTGAATATGCTTTGGAAGGCTCTGTATTTATAGCCGGTGCCGTTATACAATGGGTAAGAGATGAATTAAGACTTCTTCATGATGCCAAAGATACAGAATATTTTGCTACAAAGGTAAAAGATACTAATGGAGTTTATTTAGTACCGGCATTCGTTGGTCTTGGCGCTCCTTATTGGGATATGTATGCTAGAGGCTGTTTAGTAGGTATTACTAGAGGAGTTAATAGAAGTCATATAATAAGGGCTGCTGAAGAGGCTATTGCTTATCAAAGTAAAGATGTTATCGATGCTATGGTAGCAGACAGCGGAGTTAAGCTTTCTTCATTAAAAGTTGACGGCGGAGCATGCAGAGATAATTTCTTAATGCAGTTTCAATCTGATATTATTAATACAAAAGTTCTTCGTCCTCAAATCACTGAAACTACTGCTTTGGGAGCTGCTTATTTAGCTGGGCTTGCTGTAGGATTCTGGAAGGATAAAGATGAAATCACTAACAGATGGAAATTAGAGAGAGAGTTTACTCCTTCACTTTCTGAAGAAGAAAGAAATAAAAAATATATGGGTTGGAAAAAAGCCGTTGAAAGATCAAGAGGCTGGGCTTTATAA
- a CDS encoding MIP/aquaporin family protein, with amino-acid sequence MYNKRSEFLAEIMGSMFIALFGCGVVASVNIGNNGAPINIHIAWGLAVTFGIYASGKISGAHLNPAVTLALATTGRFSWSKVWYYILAQMIGFFIGAAIVFAVYYGKWIEVDPNFENTAGVFATFPAVPGFLYGFIDQVVGTFLLVFLILATGDANNTPAGANLGPIIVGLIIVAIGTSFGFMHGYAVNPARYLGPRLFAVAAGFKNNGLTDGSNVWIVPVVGPIVGGVLGAIIYDITVGRIFAKK; translated from the coding sequence ATGTATAATAAAAGATCGGAATTTTTAGCAGAAATAATGGGATCTATGTTTATAGCATTATTCGGATGCGGAGTAGTTGCATCTGTTAATATAGGAAATAATGGTGCTCCTATCAATATACATATAGCTTGGGGGCTTGCTGTTACTTTCGGTATATATGCTTCAGGTAAAATCAGCGGTGCCCATTTAAATCCTGCCGTTACACTTGCTCTAGCTACAACAGGAAGGTTTTCATGGTCTAAAGTTTGGTATTATATATTAGCTCAAATGATAGGCTTCTTTATTGGTGCGGCTATAGTATTTGCTGTTTATTATGGAAAATGGATAGAAGTTGATCCTAATTTCGAGAATACAGCAGGAGTATTTGCTACATTCCCAGCAGTTCCAGGATTCTTATACGGATTTATAGACCAAGTAGTAGGTACATTTCTTTTAGTATTTTTAATATTAGCTACAGGCGATGCCAACAATACACCTGCAGGCGCTAATTTAGGACCTATAATAGTTGGTCTTATAATAGTTGCTATAGGTACATCATTTGGATTTATGCATGGTTATGCTGTAAACCCAGCAAGATATTTAGGACCTAGACTTTTTGCTGTTGCTGCAGGATTCAAAAATAACGGCCTTACAGATGGCAGCAATGTATGGATAGTACCTGTAGTAGGCCCTATAGTTGGAGGCGTATTAGGAGCTATTATATATGATATTACAGTAGGAAGAATATTCGCTAAAAAATAA
- a CDS encoding arginase family protein produces the protein MSKTIRLIYPQWQGGIISDWIKELKPEDSSRGYYLGAKLLSILAPQNDDHETLEVPVSLDIKNREIKNGIIDYDFIVSQTKNALDILNKNNPDKIITFGGECSVSVVPFTYLNKKYDNDVALIWIDAHPDITLPEDNTYAGYHAMAISSCMGNVDKNISSILPSKISSDRILFVGLRDWERDEIKKRQEEYGITHFAPEEASSENIINWLKKSNASKVLIHFDLDVLDPNEIIAAVGVSPNGMKINETVRIINDIAKEKEIVGFTIAEHMPRIEIMLKNMMADLSLFN, from the coding sequence ATGAGTAAAACTATAAGATTAATTTATCCTCAGTGGCAGGGCGGAATTATATCTGATTGGATAAAGGAATTAAAGCCTGAAGATTCTTCAAGAGGTTATTATCTTGGGGCAAAATTATTAAGCATACTTGCACCTCAAAATGATGATCATGAAACTTTAGAAGTTCCTGTATCTTTAGATATAAAAAACAGAGAAATAAAAAATGGTATTATTGATTATGATTTTATAGTATCTCAAACTAAAAATGCTTTAGATATTTTAAATAAAAATAATCCTGATAAAATAATTACTTTCGGAGGAGAATGTTCTGTTAGTGTAGTACCTTTCACATATTTAAATAAAAAATATGACAATGATGTTGCTTTAATTTGGATAGACGCTCATCCTGATATTACTTTGCCTGAAGATAATACTTATGCTGGATATCATGCTATGGCTATAAGTTCTTGTATGGGTAATGTTGATAAAAATATCAGCTCTATACTTCCAAGCAAAATTTCATCTGATAGAATATTATTTGTAGGGCTTAGAGATTGGGAAAGAGATGAGATAAAAAAACGTCAAGAGGAATACGGCATAACCCATTTTGCTCCTGAAGAAGCTTCAAGTGAAAATATAATAAATTGGCTTAAAAAATCTAATGCTTCTAAGGTTTTAATACATTTTGATTTGGATGTGCTTGATCCTAATGAGATAATAGCTGCTGTCGGTGTTTCTCCAAACGGAATGAAGATAAACGAAACAGTAAGAATAATAAATGATATTGCCAAAGAAAAGGAAATTGTTGGCTTTACTATAGCAGAACATATGCCAAGAATTGAAATAATGCTTAAAAATATGATGGCAGATTTGAGTTTATTTAATTAA